The Medicago truncatula cultivar Jemalong A17 chromosome 4, MtrunA17r5.0-ANR, whole genome shotgun sequence genome includes a region encoding these proteins:
- the LOC11408711 gene encoding uncharacterized protein, translated as MGSPEPGFEDFLEEKKRVRNPFVPIGALITAGVLTAGLISFRQGNSQLGQKLMRARVVVQGATVALMVGTAYYYGDNPWQKKCLSLKVNVMASRRPFCTTHYCINAMPWMMSDYTVETINDGLTEFNVEFHGPKESLYEGGVWKIRVELPDAYPYKSPSIGFVNKIYHPNVDELSGSVCLDVINQSWSPMFGFYGISTFLMPIDITKVSTFSDLLNVFEVFLPQLLLYPNASDPLNGDAASLMMKDKKLYDQKVKEYCERYAKKEHITNGTADDEESDEEDISEAETQSSDDEIPGQKRLVFTLCYMASAASPSPQPPLTVFQAPPIDGSISYEKVTTTPSSISRISPVILLVIIVLAIIFFLYGLFQLIIWLVIKRPSSSSHYNSNRFQESTRTLALQRQLQNLFHLHDSGLEQSLIDTLPLFKYQDLLGLKEPFDCAVCLCEFSEQEKLRLVPICRHAFHMNCLDTWLLSNSTCPLCRANISSSSFPLENVDDSLVSQREIIVEEEKVGKRVFSVRLGKFRNNGLEDGSSPSLDERRCYSMGSYQYHVLGDSNLQVVLSQSCCDDDDLRSEESGNVEGKRIGNRTKGESFSVSKIWLWSKKRKFTSSNVDFP; from the exons ATGGGTAGTCCTGAACCCGGTTTCGAAGATTTTCTTGAAGAGAAGAAGCGCGTTAGGAACCCTTTTGTTCCCATTG GCGCACTTATTACTGCCGGTGTACTAACGGCTGGCTTAATCAGCTTTAGACAAGGTAATTCTCAATTAGGTCAGAAGTTAATGAGGGCTCGTGTGGTTGTCCAAGGTGCTACAGTGGCACTCATGGTTGGCACTGCCTATTATTATGGAGACAATCCttggcaaaaaaaat GCTTGAGCCTGAAGGTGAATGTCATGGCTTCTCGGAGGCCCTTCTGCACAACACATTATTGTATTAATGCAATGCCATG GATGATGAGTGATTATACAGTGGAGACAATAAATGATGGACTCACTGAATTCAATGTGGAGTTTCATGGTCCAAAAGAAA GCCTTTATGAAGGTGGAGTCTGGAAAATTCGTGTTGAACTTCCTGATGCATATCCATACAAATCCCCTTCTATCGGCTTTGTGAACAAAATATACCACCCGAATGTTGATGAGTT ATCTGGCTCTGTATGCTTGGACGTCATTAACCAATCATGGAGTCCAATGTTCG GATTTTATGGAATCTCCACTTTCTTAATGCCTATAGATATAACCAAGGTTTCTACTTTTTCAGATCTTCTAAATGTCTTTGAAGTTTTTCTTCCACAACTCTTGCTTTATCCAAATGCATCAGATCCTTTGAATGGCGATGCAGCATCCTTAATGATGAAGGATAAAAAGCTGTATGACCAAAAGGTTAAAG AGTATTGTGAGCGGTATGCTAAGAAGGAACACATTACCAACGGCACAGCTGATGACGAGGAGAGTGATGAGGAGGACATCAGTGAAGCAGAAACTCAATCCAGTGATGATGAAATTCCTGGCC aaaaaagattagttttCACATTGTGCTACATGGCATCAGCCGCATCTCCGTCTCCTCAACCACCTCTCACTGTGTTTCAAGCTCCTCCTATTGATGGCAGTATCAGTTACGAGAAAGTAACAACAACTCCTTCATCAATAAGCAGAATCAGTCCAGTTATTTTGTTGGTTATAATAGTACTAGCAATTATCTTCTTTCTTTATGGACTTTTCCAATTAATTATATGGCTTGTGATAAAAAGACCATCCTCTTCATCTCATTATAATTCCAACAGGTTTCAAGAATCGACTCGAACCCTTGCGCTTCAGAGGCAACTACAAAACCTATTCCATTTACATGATTCAGGTCTAGAACAATCTCTCATAGACACTCTTCCTCTTTTCAAGTACCAAGATTTATTGGGTTTGAAGGAACCTTTTGATTGTGCTGTGTGTCTATGTGAGTTTTCTGAGCAGGAGAAGCTGAGGTTGGTTCCTATATGCCGccatgcttttcatatgaattgtCTTGACACATGGCTTCTCTCAAACTCTACTTGTCCTCTTTGTAGAGCAAATATCTCTAGCTCTAGTTTTCCTTTGGAGAATGTTGATGATTCTTTGGTTAGTCAAAGAGAAATAATcgtagaagaagaaaaagttggGAAAAGGGTGTTTTCTGTGAGACTTGGAAAGTTCAGAAATAATGGATTGGAGGATGGTAGTAGTCCTAGTTTGGATGAGAGAAGATGTTATTCAATGGGTTCATATCAATATCATGTTCTTGGTGATTCAAATTTGCAAGTGGTTTTGTCACAAtcttgttgtgatgatgatgactTAAGAAGTGAAGAAAGTGGGAATGTGGAGGGGAAGAGGATAGGGAACAGAACCAAAGGTGAAAGTTTTTCTGTTTCTAAGATATGGCTTTGGTCTAAGAAGAGAAAATTTACTAGCTCTAATGTTGATTTTCCTTGA
- the LOC11407971 gene encoding ubiquitin-conjugating enzyme E2-23 kDa gives MSSPSKRREMDVMKLMMSDYTVETINDGLTEFNVEFHGPKESLYEGGVWKIRVELPDAYPYKSPSIGFVNKIYHPNVDELSGSVCLDVINQSWSPMFDLLNVFEVFLPQLLLYPNASDPLNGDAASLMMKDKKLYDQKVKEYCERYAKKEHITNGTADDEESDEEDISEAETQSSDDEIPGRADL, from the exons ATGTCATCTCCAAGCAAGAGAAGAGAAATGGATGTAATGAAATT GATGATGAGTGATTATACAGTGGAGACAATAAATGATGGACTCACTGAATTCAATGTGGAGTTTCATGGTCCAAAAGAAA GCCTTTATGAAGGTGGAGTCTGGAAAATTCGTGTTGAACTTCCTGATGCATATCCATACAAATCCCCTTCTATCGGCTTTGTGAACAAAATATACCACCCGAATGTTGATGAGTT ATCTGGCTCTGTATGCTTGGACGTCATTAACCAATCATGGAGTCCAATGTTCG ATCTTCTAAATGTCTTTGAAGTTTTTCTTCCACAACTCTTGCTTTATCCAAATGCATCAGATCCTTTGAATGGCGATGCAGCATCCTTAATGATGAAGGATAAAAAGCTGTATGACCAAAAGGTTAAAG AGTATTGTGAGCGGTATGCTAAGAAGGAACACATTACCAACGGCACAGCTGATGACGAGGAGAGTGATGAGGAGGACATCAGTGAAGCAGAAACTCAATCCAGTGATGATGAAATTCCTGGCCGTGCTGATCTTTAA
- the LOC11439129 gene encoding WAT1-related protein At3g28050, with translation MEVKRYLLECIPFAAMVIVECLDVGLTTLSKEAMSTKGMNHFIFVLYSNALATFILLPSYFLINRTTRPPLSFSLLAKFFFLGLVGITIMQNCVFTGISYSSPTLGSAMSNLTPAITFVLAVIFRMEKLDAGSSISQIKIVGTVVSISGALIVTFYKGAPISSIQTQPSTSQPFWSLLAETSNWVIGGLFLATASLSLAIWNIAQAEILRGYPSQLTIVAFYCLFGTIQCALLSLIVVKDPNAWNLSLDIELIAIIYSAIFGSAVTFSVLTWCIDRKGPVFVTMFKPVGIAIAAFMSVAFLGETLHVGSVIGALVIAIGFYTVMWAQSKEKNVKGLEVDRLPSSSSAPLLEST, from the exons ATGGAAGTGAAACGGTATTTGTTGGAATGTATTCCATTTGCAGCAATGGTGATTGTAGAGTGTCTTGATGTTGGATTGACCACATTGAGTAAAGAAGCCATGTCCACAAAAGGAATGAACCACTTCATCTTTGTTCTCTATTCCAATGCTCTTGCCACTTTCATTCTCCTCCCTTCCTATTTCCTCATCAACAGGACAACAAGACCACCCCTTTCTTTCTCACTTCTTGCCAAATTTTTCTTCCTCGGCCTTGTCGG CATAACTATCATGCAGAATTGTGTATTCACTGGCATAAGCTACAGCTCTCCCACCCTTGGATCTGCTATGAGCAACTTGACTCCGGCGATCACTTTTGTTCTAGCAGTCATCTTCAG GATGGAGAAGTTGGATGCTGGAAGCTCAATAAGCCAGATCAAAATTGTGGGGACTGTGGTGTCTATCTCAGGAGCTTTAATAGTGACCTTTTACAAGGGTGCTCCCATTAGTAGCATTCAAACTCAACCCTCTACATCGCAACCATTCTGGTCTCTATTAGCAGAAACCAGTAACTGGGTCATTGGGGGTCTCTTCCTAGCCACTGCCTCTTTATCTCTTGCAATATGGAATATTGCTCAG GCAGAAATTCTTAGAGGGTATCCATCTCAATTGACCATAGTAGCATTCTACTGCTTATTTGGAACCATCCAATGTGCACTACTTTCCCTCATTGTAGTCAAAGATCCAAATGCCTGGAATCTAAGTCTTGACATTGAGTTAATCGCTATAATCTATTCA GCTATTTTCGGAAGTGCAGTGACATTTTCTGTATTGACTTGGTGCATAGATAGGAAAGGACCTGTATTTGTTACCATGTTCAAGCCTGTTGGGATTGCCATTGCTGCCTTTATGAGTGTTGCCTTCCTTGGTGAAACACTTCATGTTGGAAG TGTGATCGGAGCACTAGTAATCGCCATCGGATTTTACACAGTAATGTGGGCACAATCTAAAGAGAAAAATGTGAAAGGCCTTGAAGTTGATAGATTGCCATCATCCTCGTCTGCCCCACTACTAGAGTCTACGTGA
- the LOC11439130 gene encoding protease Do-like 9: protein MGDNKRKRGRKPKTPETLETTATTTTTTTATTTVADNPSTIIDDDFSVGNVELIDNGPPSQLGRGRRGRPKKHPAIPEKPPAGRRLTRSDSNGAVPAVPPPVEAGGATPMDADPIWERLSTRVLPSMDSVVKVFCVHTEPNFSLPWQRKRQYSSSSTGFVISGKRVLTNAHSVEHYTQVKLKKRGSDTKYLATVLAIGTECDIAMLTVDDDEFWQGMSPVDFGELPTLQDAVTVVGYPIGGDTISVTSGVVSRIEILSYVHGSTELLGLQIDAAINSGNSGGPAFNGKGTCVGIAFQSLKHEDVENIGYVIPTPVIMHFIQDYEKNGGYTGFPILGVEWQKMENPDLRMAMGMKSDQKGVRIRRIDPTSPESNVLKPSDVILSFDGVDIANDGTVPFRHGERIGFSYLISQKYTGDDAAIKVLRSSNVLKFNIKLDGHRRLIPAHSKGKPPSYYIIAGFVFSTVSVPYLRSEYGKDYEYEAPVKILDKLLYAMPQSPDEQLVVISQVLVADINIGYEEIVNTQVVGFNGKPVKNLKSLAAMVESCDDEYLKFDLDYEQIVVLRTKTAKAATLDILATHCIPSAMSDDLKS, encoded by the exons ATGGGTGACAATAAACGCAAAAGAGGTCGCAAACCCAAAACCCCCGAAACCCTAGAAACCaccgccaccaccaccaccaccaccactgcTACCACCACCGTCGCAGACAACCCTTCCACTATTATCGACGACGACTTCTCCGTCGGAAACGTTGAACTCATCGACAACGGCCCCCCTTCTCAACTCGGCCGTGGCCGTCGTGGCCGACCCAAGAAGCACCCCGCTATTCCCGAGAAGCCACCCGCAGGCCGCCGCCTTACCCGCTCTGACAGCAACGGTGCCGTCCCGGCGGTCCCGCCTCCGGTTGAAGCTGGGGGTGCTACACCAATGGATGCGGACCCTATATGGGAGAGATTGTCGACGAGGGTGTTGCCTTCGATGGATTCGGTGGTGAAAGTGTTCTGTGTTCATACAGAACCGAACTTTTCGCTTCCATGGCAGAGGAAGAGACAGTATAGCTCTAGTAGTACTGGGTTTGTGATAAGTGGGAAGAGGGTTCTCACCAATGCACATTCTGTGGAGCATTATACTCAGGTTAAGCTCAAGAAACGTGGTTCTGATACTAAGTATTTGGCCACCGTTCTTGCCATTGGAACTGAGTGTGACATTG CCATGCTTACTGTTGACGACGATGAGTTCTGGCAAGGGATGTCGCCTGTGGATTTTGGGGAGTTGCCTACCCTTCAAGATGCAGTAACTGTTGTGGGCTACCCAATTGGTGGAGACACTATCTCTGTGACCAGTGGTGTTGTATCACGTATTGAGATTTTATCTTATGTCCATGGTTCCACAGAGCTTCTAGGTTTACAG ATAGATGCTGCTATAAATTCTGGAAATTCTGGCGGACCTGCATTTAATGGTAAAGGAACCTGTGTGGGGATAGCATTTCAGTCCCTCAAACATGAAGATGTGGAGAATATAGGTTATGTCATTCCAACGCCAGTTATCATGCATTTCATCCAGGATTATGAGAAGAATGGAGGATATACTG GATTCCCTATTCTTGGGGTTGAGTGGCAGAAAATGGAAAATCCTGATCTACGAATGGCAATGGGCATGAAATCTGATCAGAAAGGTGTGCGCATTAGAAGAATCGATCCTACTTCTCCTGAATCTAATGTTTTGAAACCGTCAGATGTTATTCTTAGCTTTGATGGGGTTGATATTGCCAATGATGGAACAG TTCCATTTCGCCATGGAGAGCGCATTGGTTTCAGTTATCTCATATCACAGAAATATACTGGCGATGATGCAGCAATCAAAGTATTGCGGAGTTCAAATGTTCTCAAATTCAATATTAAACTTGATGGTCATAGAAGGCTTATTCCAGCACACAGCAAGGGCAAGCCTCCCTCATATTATATCATTGCAGGATTTGTTTTTTCAACGGTTTCGGTTCCTTATCTTCGTTCTGAG TACGGGAAGGACTATGAATATGAAGCTCCAGTCAAGATTTTGGATAAACTGCTGTATGCAATGCCACAATCACCAGATGAACAACTTGTTGTGATTTCTCAG GTGCTGGTGGCTGATATTAACATCGGATATGAAGAGATCGTTAACACCCAG GTCGTTGGTTTTAATGGTAAACCTGTAAAAAATCTTAAGAGCTTGGCCGCAATGGTAGAGAGCTGTGATGACGAGTATCTGAAATTTGATTTAGATTATGAGCAG ATAGTGGTTCTTCGCACGAAAACTGCAAAAGCTGCCACGCTAGATATTCTTGCAACACACTGCATTCCATCAGCAATGTCTGACGATCTCAAGTCATAG